One part of the Arabidopsis thaliana chromosome 1 sequence genome encodes these proteins:
- the SGB1 gene encoding Major facilitator superfamily protein (SUPPRESSOR OF G PROTEIN BETA1 (SGB1); FUNCTIONS IN: carbohydrate transmembrane transporter activity, sugar:hydrogen symporter activity; INVOLVED IN: transport, transmembrane transport; LOCATED IN: integral to membrane, membrane; EXPRESSED IN: 20 plant structures; EXPRESSED DURING: 13 growth stages; CONTAINS InterPro DOMAIN/s: Sugar transporter, conserved site (InterPro:IPR005829), Major facilitator superfamily (InterPro:IPR020846), General substrate transporter (InterPro:IPR005828), Sugar/inositol transporter (InterPro:IPR003663), Major facilitator superfamily, general substrate transporter (InterPro:IPR016196); BEST Arabidopsis thaliana protein match is: Major facilitator superfamily protein (TAIR:AT1G67300.1); Has 35333 Blast hits to 34131 proteins in 2444 species: Archae - 798; Bacteria - 22429; Metazoa - 974; Fungi - 991; Plants - 531; Viruses - 0; Other Eukaryotes - 9610 (source: NCBI BLink).) translates to MDSVRRTYTIMRGRHIDKRVPSKEFLSALDKAETAVRLPTGTGKDCGNPSWKRSLPHVLVASLTSLLFGYHLGVVNETLESISIDLGFSGNTIAEGLVVSTCLGGAFIGSLFSGLVADGVGRRRAFQLSALPMIVGASVSASTESLMGMLLGRFLVGIGMGIGPSVTALYVTEVSPAYVRGTYGSSTQIATCIGLLGSLFAGIPAKDNLGWWRICFWISTVPAAMLAVFMELCVESPQWLFKRGRAAEAEAVFEKLLGGSYVKAAMAELVKSDRGDDADSAKLSELLFGRSFRGSTVAVVLMDKLGRKVLLIGSFAGMAVSLGLQAIAYTSLPSPFGTLFLSVGGMLLFVLSFATGAGPVPSLLLSEICPGRLRATALAVCLAVHWVINFFVGLLFLRMLEQLGSVLLNAIFGFFCVVAVIFVQKNVVETKGKSLQEIEISLLSSTQ, encoded by the exons ATGGATTCTGTTCGACGCACTTACACCATTATGCGAGGTCGTCACATAGACAAGCGTGTTCCTTCTAAAGAGTTTCTCTCTGCTTTGGATAAAGCTGAAACTGCAG TACGTCTTCCTACTGGGACGGGAAAAGACTGCGGGAATCCTTCCTGGAAGCGATCTCTGCCTCACGTGCTCGTTGCTTCTCTGACTTCGCTTTTATTCGGCTATCATCTCGG GGTTGTTAATGAAACTCTCGAAAGCATATCAATTGACCTTGGCTTTAGTGGGAACACCATAGCTGAAG GTCTTGTGGTTAGCACCTGCTTAGGCGGCGCCTTTATTGGGTCTCTGTTCAGTGGGTTGGTAGCTGATGGTGTTGGGCGCCGTAGAGCTTTCCAGTTGAGCGCTTTACCAATGATTGTTGGAGCTTCTGTGAG TGCATCAACTGAGAGTCTTATGGGCATGCTCCTGGGAAGGTTTTTGGTCGGAATTGGGATGGGCATAGGTCCTTCTGTTACAGCTCTCTATGTCACTGAG GTGTCACCTGCTTATGTGAGAGGTACATATGGGAGTTCTACCCAAATCGCAACATGTATTGGACTCTTAGGTTCGCTGTTTGCTGGAATCCCGGCAAAAGATAACTTGGGCTG GTGGCGCATATGTTTTTGGATATCCACAGTCCCAGCTGCAATGCTTGCTGTCTTCATGGAACTCTGCGTGGAAAGTCCTCAGTGGCTTTTTAAG AGGGGAAGGGCAGCTGAAGCTGAAGCTGTGTTTGAGAAGCTATTGGGAGGGTCGTACGTCAAAGCTGCTATGGCAGAGTTAGTGAAGTCGGATAGGGGAGATGACGCCGATTCAGCCAAATTGTCGGAGTTGCTTTTTGGACGCAGTTTTAGAG GATCAACTGTTGCTGTGGTTTTGATGGATAAGCTGGGGAGAAAAGTGTTGCTTATTGGGAGTTTTGCGGGCATG GCAGTATCGCTGGGTCTCCAAGCAATAGCATATACTTCGCTTCCTTCGCCCTTTGGAACCTTGTTTCTCTCGGTTGGAGGAATGCTGCT GTTTGTGTTGTCGTTTGCAACTGGAGCGGGTCCTGTTCCAAGTCTTCTCCTGTCTGAGATATGCCCTGGTCGACTTCGAGCAACTGCGTTGGCTGTTTGTCTTGCCGTTCACTGG GTTATAAACTTCTTTGTCGGGCTGCTGTTTCTGAGAATGCTGGAGCAACTAGGTTCGGTGCTTCTAAATGCAATATTTGGGTTCTTCTGTGTGGTGGCAGTCATCTTTGTGCAGAAGAACGTGGTTGAGACTAAAGGAAAGAGCCTACAAGAGATAGAAATCAGTCTGCTCTCTTCCACCCAGTGA
- the SGB1 gene encoding Major facilitator superfamily protein (SUPPRESSOR OF G PROTEIN BETA1 (SGB1); FUNCTIONS IN: carbohydrate transmembrane transporter activity, sugar:hydrogen symporter activity; INVOLVED IN: transport, transmembrane transport; LOCATED IN: integral to membrane, membrane; EXPRESSED IN: 20 plant structures; EXPRESSED DURING: 13 growth stages; CONTAINS InterPro DOMAIN/s: Sugar transporter, conserved site (InterPro:IPR005829), Major facilitator superfamily (InterPro:IPR020846), Sugar/inositol transporter (InterPro:IPR003663), General substrate transporter (InterPro:IPR005828), Major facilitator superfamily, general substrate transporter (InterPro:IPR016196); BEST Arabidopsis thaliana protein match is: Major facilitator superfamily protein (TAIR:AT1G67300.1).), protein MDSVRRTYTIMRGRHIDKRVPSKEFLSALDKAETAVRLPTGTGKDCGNPSWKRSLPHVLVASLTSLLFGYHLGVVNETLESISIDLGFSGNTIAEGLVVSTCLGGAFIGSLFSGLVADGVGRRRAFQLSALPMIVGASVSASTESLMGMLLGRFLVGIGMGIGPSVTALYVTEVSPAYVRGTYGSSTQIATCIGLLGSLFAGIPAKDNLGWWRICFWISTVPAAMLAVFMELCVESPQWLFKRGRAAEAEAVFEKLLGGSYVKAAMAELVKSDRGDDADSAKLSELLFGRSFRVVFIGSTLFALQQLSGINAVFYFSSTVFKKAGVPSASANICVGVCNLLGSTVAVVLMDKLGRKVLLIGSFAGMAVSLGLQAIAYTSLPSPFGTLFLSVGGMLLFVLSFATGAGPVPSLLLSEICPGRLRATALAVCLAVHWVCLFFFFFFSFLLSSTQ, encoded by the exons ATGGATTCTGTTCGACGCACTTACACCATTATGCGAGGTCGTCACATAGACAAGCGTGTTCCTTCTAAAGAGTTTCTCTCTGCTTTGGATAAAGCTGAAACTGCAG TACGTCTTCCTACTGGGACGGGAAAAGACTGCGGGAATCCTTCCTGGAAGCGATCTCTGCCTCACGTGCTCGTTGCTTCTCTGACTTCGCTTTTATTCGGCTATCATCTCGG GGTTGTTAATGAAACTCTCGAAAGCATATCAATTGACCTTGGCTTTAGTGGGAACACCATAGCTGAAG GTCTTGTGGTTAGCACCTGCTTAGGCGGCGCCTTTATTGGGTCTCTGTTCAGTGGGTTGGTAGCTGATGGTGTTGGGCGCCGTAGAGCTTTCCAGTTGAGCGCTTTACCAATGATTGTTGGAGCTTCTGTGAG TGCATCAACTGAGAGTCTTATGGGCATGCTCCTGGGAAGGTTTTTGGTCGGAATTGGGATGGGCATAGGTCCTTCTGTTACAGCTCTCTATGTCACTGAG GTGTCACCTGCTTATGTGAGAGGTACATATGGGAGTTCTACCCAAATCGCAACATGTATTGGACTCTTAGGTTCGCTGTTTGCTGGAATCCCGGCAAAAGATAACTTGGGCTG GTGGCGCATATGTTTTTGGATATCCACAGTCCCAGCTGCAATGCTTGCTGTCTTCATGGAACTCTGCGTGGAAAGTCCTCAGTGGCTTTTTAAG AGGGGAAGGGCAGCTGAAGCTGAAGCTGTGTTTGAGAAGCTATTGGGAGGGTCGTACGTCAAAGCTGCTATGGCAGAGTTAGTGAAGTCGGATAGGGGAGATGACGCCGATTCAGCCAAATTGTCGGAGTTGCTTTTTGGACGCAGTTTTAGAG TGGTTTTCATTGGATCTACCCTTTTTGCTTTACAACAGTTGTCTGGGATAAATGCTGTGTTCTATTTCTCATCAACTGTCTTCAAGAAAGCTGGTGTACCTTCAGCCTCTGCAAACATATGTGTAGGAGTTTGCAACCTCTTAG GATCAACTGTTGCTGTGGTTTTGATGGATAAGCTGGGGAGAAAAGTGTTGCTTATTGGGAGTTTTGCGGGCATG GCAGTATCGCTGGGTCTCCAAGCAATAGCATATACTTCGCTTCCTTCGCCCTTTGGAACCTTGTTTCTCTCGGTTGGAGGAATGCTGCT GTTTGTGTTGTCGTTTGCAACTGGAGCGGGTCCTGTTCCAAGTCTTCTCCTGTCTGAGATATGCCCTGGTCGACTTCGAGCAACTGCGTTGGCTGTTTGTCTTGCCGTTCACTGGGtatgcctttttttttttttttttttctcttt TCTGCTCTCTTCCACCCAGTGA
- the SGB1 gene encoding Major facilitator superfamily protein (SUPPRESSOR OF G PROTEIN BETA1 (SGB1); FUNCTIONS IN: carbohydrate transmembrane transporter activity, sugar:hydrogen symporter activity; INVOLVED IN: transport, transmembrane transport; LOCATED IN: integral to membrane, membrane; EXPRESSED IN: 20 plant structures; EXPRESSED DURING: 13 growth stages; CONTAINS InterPro DOMAIN/s: Sugar transporter, conserved site (InterPro:IPR005829), Major facilitator superfamily (InterPro:IPR020846), Sugar/inositol transporter (InterPro:IPR003663), General substrate transporter (InterPro:IPR005828), Major facilitator superfamily, general substrate transporter (InterPro:IPR016196); BEST Arabidopsis thaliana protein match is: Major facilitator superfamily protein (TAIR:AT1G67300.1); Has 34820 Blast hits to 34269 proteins in 2224 species: Archae - 604; Bacteria - 18622; Metazoa - 4518; Fungi - 6808; Plants - 2676; Viruses - 2; Other Eukaryotes - 1590 (source: NCBI BLink).) encodes MDSVRRTYTIMRGRHIDKRVPSKEFLSALDKAETAVRLPTGTGKDCGNPSWKRSLPHVLVASLTSLLFGYHLGVVNETLESISIDLGFSGNTIAEGLVVSTCLGGAFIGSLFSGLVADGVGRRRAFQLSALPMIVGASVSASTESLMGMLLGRFLVGIGMGIGPSVTALYVTEVSPAYVRGTYGSSTQIATCIGLLGSLFAGIPAKDNLGWWRICFWISTVPAAMLAVFMELCVESPQWLFKRGRAAEAEAVFEKLLGGSYVKAAMAELVKSDRGDDADSAKLSELLFGRSFRVVFIGSTLFALQQLSGINAVFYFSSTVFKKAGVPSASANICVGVCNLLGSTVAVVLMDKLGRKVLLIGSFAGMAVSLGLQAIAYTSLPSPFGTLFLSVGGMLLFVLSFATGAGPVPSLLLSEICPGRLRATALAVCLAVHWVINFFVGLLFLRMLEQLGSVLLNAIFGFFCVVAVIFVQKNVVETKGKSLQEIEISLLSSTQ; translated from the exons ATGGATTCTGTTCGACGCACTTACACCATTATGCGAGGTCGTCACATAGACAAGCGTGTTCCTTCTAAAGAGTTTCTCTCTGCTTTGGATAAAGCTGAAACTGCAG TACGTCTTCCTACTGGGACGGGAAAAGACTGCGGGAATCCTTCCTGGAAGCGATCTCTGCCTCACGTGCTCGTTGCTTCTCTGACTTCGCTTTTATTCGGCTATCATCTCGG GGTTGTTAATGAAACTCTCGAAAGCATATCAATTGACCTTGGCTTTAGTGGGAACACCATAGCTGAAG GTCTTGTGGTTAGCACCTGCTTAGGCGGCGCCTTTATTGGGTCTCTGTTCAGTGGGTTGGTAGCTGATGGTGTTGGGCGCCGTAGAGCTTTCCAGTTGAGCGCTTTACCAATGATTGTTGGAGCTTCTGTGAG TGCATCAACTGAGAGTCTTATGGGCATGCTCCTGGGAAGGTTTTTGGTCGGAATTGGGATGGGCATAGGTCCTTCTGTTACAGCTCTCTATGTCACTGAG GTGTCACCTGCTTATGTGAGAGGTACATATGGGAGTTCTACCCAAATCGCAACATGTATTGGACTCTTAGGTTCGCTGTTTGCTGGAATCCCGGCAAAAGATAACTTGGGCTG GTGGCGCATATGTTTTTGGATATCCACAGTCCCAGCTGCAATGCTTGCTGTCTTCATGGAACTCTGCGTGGAAAGTCCTCAGTGGCTTTTTAAG AGGGGAAGGGCAGCTGAAGCTGAAGCTGTGTTTGAGAAGCTATTGGGAGGGTCGTACGTCAAAGCTGCTATGGCAGAGTTAGTGAAGTCGGATAGGGGAGATGACGCCGATTCAGCCAAATTGTCGGAGTTGCTTTTTGGACGCAGTTTTAGAG TGGTTTTCATTGGATCTACCCTTTTTGCTTTACAACAGTTGTCTGGGATAAATGCTGTGTTCTATTTCTCATCAACTGTCTTCAAGAAAGCTGGTGTACCTTCAGCCTCTGCAAACATATGTGTAGGAGTTTGCAACCTCTTAG GATCAACTGTTGCTGTGGTTTTGATGGATAAGCTGGGGAGAAAAGTGTTGCTTATTGGGAGTTTTGCGGGCATG GCAGTATCGCTGGGTCTCCAAGCAATAGCATATACTTCGCTTCCTTCGCCCTTTGGAACCTTGTTTCTCTCGGTTGGAGGAATGCTGCT GTTTGTGTTGTCGTTTGCAACTGGAGCGGGTCCTGTTCCAAGTCTTCTCCTGTCTGAGATATGCCCTGGTCGACTTCGAGCAACTGCGTTGGCTGTTTGTCTTGCCGTTCACTGG GTTATAAACTTCTTTGTCGGGCTGCTGTTTCTGAGAATGCTGGAGCAACTAGGTTCGGTGCTTCTAAATGCAATATTTGGGTTCTTCTGTGTGGTGGCAGTCATCTTTGTGCAGAAGAACGTGGTTGAGACTAAAGGAAAGAGCCTACAAGAGATAGAAATCAGTCTGCTCTCTTCCACCCAGTGA
- the SGB1 gene encoding Major facilitator superfamily protein gives MSMWALEHFRFESLPVDLLNLWSRLVIMQLDYLVVISCLDVYSYSVVILTYLASFEHIWSQVIAMVIFTYPKVYSLVSASTESLMGMLLGRFLVGIGMGIGPSVTALYVTEVSPAYVRGTYGSSTQIATCIGLLGSLFAGIPAKDNLGWWRICFWISTVPAAMLAVFMELCVESPQWLFKRGRAAEAEAVFEKLLGGSYVKAAMAELVKSDRGDDADSAKLSELLFGRSFRGSTVAVVLMDKLGRKVLLIGSFAGMAVSLGLQAIAYTSLPSPFGTLFLSVGGMLLFVLSFATGAGPVPSLLLSEICPGRLRATALAVCLAVHWVINFFVGLLFLRMLEQLGSVLLNAIFGFFCVVAVIFVQKNVVETKGKSLQEIEISLLSSTQ, from the exons atgTCTATGTGGGCACTTGAACATTTCAGATTCGAATCTTTGCCTGTTGATTTGCTGAACCTGTGGTCTAGGCTAGTCATTATGCAGTTGGATTATCTCGTAGTGATTTCCTGCTTGGATGTTTATAGTTATAGCGTGGTGATTTTAACATATTTGGCCTCATTTGAACATATTTGGTCTCAAGTCATTGCCATGGTGATTTTCACTTATCCCAAGGTGTACTCACTAGTTAG TGCATCAACTGAGAGTCTTATGGGCATGCTCCTGGGAAGGTTTTTGGTCGGAATTGGGATGGGCATAGGTCCTTCTGTTACAGCTCTCTATGTCACTGAG GTGTCACCTGCTTATGTGAGAGGTACATATGGGAGTTCTACCCAAATCGCAACATGTATTGGACTCTTAGGTTCGCTGTTTGCTGGAATCCCGGCAAAAGATAACTTGGGCTG GTGGCGCATATGTTTTTGGATATCCACAGTCCCAGCTGCAATGCTTGCTGTCTTCATGGAACTCTGCGTGGAAAGTCCTCAGTGGCTTTTTAAG AGGGGAAGGGCAGCTGAAGCTGAAGCTGTGTTTGAGAAGCTATTGGGAGGGTCGTACGTCAAAGCTGCTATGGCAGAGTTAGTGAAGTCGGATAGGGGAGATGACGCCGATTCAGCCAAATTGTCGGAGTTGCTTTTTGGACGCAGTTTTAGAG GATCAACTGTTGCTGTGGTTTTGATGGATAAGCTGGGGAGAAAAGTGTTGCTTATTGGGAGTTTTGCGGGCATG GCAGTATCGCTGGGTCTCCAAGCAATAGCATATACTTCGCTTCCTTCGCCCTTTGGAACCTTGTTTCTCTCGGTTGGAGGAATGCTGCT GTTTGTGTTGTCGTTTGCAACTGGAGCGGGTCCTGTTCCAAGTCTTCTCCTGTCTGAGATATGCCCTGGTCGACTTCGAGCAACTGCGTTGGCTGTTTGTCTTGCCGTTCACTGG GTTATAAACTTCTTTGTCGGGCTGCTGTTTCTGAGAATGCTGGAGCAACTAGGTTCGGTGCTTCTAAATGCAATATTTGGGTTCTTCTGTGTGGTGGCAGTCATCTTTGTGCAGAAGAACGTGGTTGAGACTAAAGGAAAGAGCCTACAAGAGATAGAAATCAGTCTGCTCTCTTCCACCCAGTGA